Sequence from the Bryobacteraceae bacterium genome:
CTGATAGCGGAAGAGCGCGGCGCGGTAGCGCGAGGCGAGCTCGGTGAGACCGGTGAACGAGGAGCCGACCATGCGCTCGTTGCCGTCTTCGGCCCGCCGCGTGGGAGCGCGGAGCGCCACCATCGCCCGGACGTCGCCAAGGGCGCGTTCGAGCCCGTCCTCGGTCTCCGGCAGGTCGAGGCGAACCGTTCCGGGAGGCTCTTTGTGGCCGCGCCGGCAAGCCGTCACCACGACCGATCCCCAGGCTCTTTCCCGAAGGAGCTGGGTACAGTCCCGGCCATGCATGTCTACGAGGATCGCCTGGTAGGAGTCGTTGTCGACGACTTCCACGCGGCGCTGCTCAAGCAGACGGCCCAGACGGATTTGATCGTTCGGGAGCAGTCCGGAAACGCTGACCCGCAGCGGTTCGATCAAGTTACCCTCCTCTGTTAGAAATTGTAGGGCCGTTACCTCGCGGGTGCACTAAGTGGCCATGCCTAATCCCCAATAGGAAACACCCTACTTCCGGCGATACGGAAGCGAGAGAAGAAAGATAGAATTCGGAACCTCCGCGGCGGGAGGGTACTACTGTGGTTGGTTGGTTATTGGGAGGCTCGACCGGAACCGAGGGAGGCAAAGACGGTGTCGTGGGTGATTTTCCGGGTGAGCCTCCAGGCGAGGGCCTCGATCAGGCCCCATTCGCGCTCGGAGGCAGCCAAAGCCGGGCGGATGCGGTTGAGCTCGGTGCGGCGGATGGCATCCCAACGCAGTTGGGCATCCTGAAGGCCGACGTGGCGGTGGCGGTTCTCGTACCTGTCGATGAGCCTGGGCAGCCGGGCGTCAAGAGCGGCGGCGGCGGCGGCGGCGGCGGCTTCACGCCGTTCCAAGCCCTTGGCGACGCCGGCGGCGATCTCGTCTAGGCCGAGCACGGTGACGCCGGGAACAAGCGCGGCAGCGGGATCGACATTGCCGGGAACGGCGAGGTCCACGAGCACGAGATCCCTTCCGGGCGTCAGGTGTTCCGGGCCAACGATGGTATGCGGAGCGGCGCAGGCGCAAACGACGATGCTGGCCGTCTCGCGAATCAGGCGGTGGATCTCGGCGTAGGCGACCGGACAGGCTCCGCTGCTTTCGCCGAGGCGAACGGCGGACTCATAAGTGCGATTGGCGACGTGGATGGCCTTCACCCCGGATGCCCGGAGCTGGCGGACCGCGATGGACGCCATCTTGCCGGCGCCGACGATCAGGGCAACCGGGCTGCCGTCCCCGCGCCAAGCCCCAAGGCCCTGCTGCACACCGACGTGGGCGACGGAAACGGCGCCTTTGCCGAGTCCGCTCTCGTGGCGAACCGCTTTGGCGAGGCCGATGACACGCGGCATCAGGTACTCGATGTGAGGACCGGATGCGCCAGCCGAGCGCGAGAGCTCCCAGGCGTCCTTGATCTGGCCGAGAATCTGCGGTTCGCCGAGAACCATCGATTCCAACCCGGCGACCACCCGGCAAAGATGGCGGATCGCCTCCCTGCCCGCGAACCGGTGGCCGGTGGAGGCGGCGCGCGGCTGTCCTCCGACGGTGAGCCAGAGCACGCGGTTGCAGGTAGACAGAACAAGCGCTTCGGAAGCGCCGAGATCCCGTAGAGCGCCGGTGAGGGTGGCTGGCGCGAGATGGGCGGAGACCGAATGCGGCTGGCGCTCGGCGACAGTCGCCGAGCGGAAGTCCACCGTCCACATCGATAGCACGGGAGGATTCACTCCGGATGAAATCGGCGGATAGTGCGCTGGACTCCATAGTCCCAAGCCGGTTCGAGCGCAGAAACAGCGGATTAGCTGGGCTGACCGGCCAGAGCCGAACGGATATCGGCGATGGCTGCCGTCTCACTCTCGCTCACGCGGGCGCCACCGAAGCCCAGGAAGCTGCCCTCCTTCGCGGCGTTGGCCACTTTGTCGCCGATCTGGAGCACCCATTCGGAATAGCTGCCGAGGTCGCCGGGAGACTTCGCGCGGAGGATGGCGGCCGCCTGGCGGAGCTTGGCCACGGCCTTATCCCGGACGAACACCTTCGGATCCTGGTCGCCGTAGTCGCCCAGCTCGGCGCGGATGCGGTCTCCGGCGGCCTGCATGGTTTCCTTGGCGGCCAGCGACCGGATGAGCGGGTTATCGCTTTCCGAGCCGTGAAAGACGCTCTGCGCGGCAACGGCGGCTTCCTTGAGCGATCCAAAGATGCCGCTCGAGCCGGCGATCATCACGGCGATGCCGGCCAGGTGCGGCGCCTCGGCCAGGGCGTTCCGTTCGAGTTCGGTGAATTGGGCTTCGGTGGACATGGCGCTATTTTAGCGCCCGCCGATCGCGTAGAGCGCTTCCCGCGTGCGGATGTAGAGGGTTCCTTCGGCGATAGCGGGCGTTGCGTAGATTTCGGAGCCGAAATCGTTGATGGCGAGGATCTCCCAATCGCCGGCCGCGCGGAGCACGACCACTTTCCCGTGCTCGCCGGCGACGTAGACCTTGCCGTCGGCGCCAACGGGCGAGGCGTAGTAGTCGTCAAGCGCGCCGGTTAGGCGGGCCTGCTTGATCAACTTGCCGGTGCGGGCGTCAAGAGTGGTGGCGATGCCGCCGTTGCGGAACAGGTAGACGACGCCGTCATAGATGAGCGGGGAGGGGACGTCGGGCAGCGACTTCGTATGACGCCACATGACGTGGGAAGAGGTGACGTCGCCGTGGCCGCCGAGCTTCACGGCCAGCAGACCGTTGCGGGACGCGCGGCGGGTGCGGAAGAACTCCCACTCGCGTTCGTTGAGGAAGCCGTCGCGATCGAGGTCGATGGCGCGCCAGGATCCGGTGGGCTGCCACGGCGGCGGGAGTTCCTTCTGGGCGAGTTTGCCGTCATGGTTGGCATCGGCGGCGGCGGCCACTTCGGGGAACGGAGGGAGTTCCACCTGTTGGCCCTCGTCGTTACCGGTGGTCCATCCGCTGAAGTAGAGCATCCCTCCGGCGATGGCCGGGGCCGACTTGGGCTGGCAGGTGAGCCCGCGGACGAACCAGAGCTGTTCGCCGTCGCGGGCGGCATAGGAGGTGAGCTGATACGAACCGGGCGCGATCACCTGGGCGGGGCCGCTCCCGGGCTGGTAGACGATGGGGGTGGAATAGCCGTTAATGACATGGCGGGGCGCCTTCCAGACCGGCTTGCCGGTGGCGGCGTCGACGCCGATGATGAACGCGTCGGTATCCTGGTCGACCACCAGGACGACGCGGCCGTCGGCGTAGACGGGCGACGCCACGATGCCGTGCTGGCTGTTGAACGGCCCGAGCGGGAGGCGCCACTGCTCGTTGCCTTCGAGATCGTAGGCGGCGAGGCCGAAATCGGCGAAGAAGACGAAGATACGGCCGGATCCGATGACGGCTGTGGGGGCGGCGCGGTGGTTGAGCGCATTCTGCGCTTCGCGTTTGGGCGCCTGGATGGAGCGCCGCCAGAGAACCTTGCCGCTGTTGCGATCGAGCGCGATGGTGAACAGGTTTTCGCTGTCGGCGCCGGTGAGGAAAACGCGATCGCCAGCGAAGACCGGGGAGGATTTGCCTTCGGGCAACTCCGTTTTCCAGACGACGTTCCGGCCGGGACCGAATTCAGTGGGGAGGGTTCCACAGCGGTCGCAGAGGCCGGAGCCGCCGGGGCCGCGAAACTGGGGCCAATCCGCCGCGGTGAGGGCGAGGGCCGGGATGAGGAAGAGGACGGTTCGCACTTGTTATCCATGTTAGACCCGAAGGGGGTTCAGAAACCTGGCGCGGCGCGGGCCAAGCCCGGATCCCGAACGGGACGGACGCCTACGGACCGGTGGTGCGGGGACGATGGCGGGAGTTGGAGCAGACGTTGGTGACCTACCGGGATGCGAACGGCAAGCCGGTGTTTCGCTACCGGTGGGACATCTCGGCGTATCGAGCGCGTCGAATTCGCCGGCTACTCGAACTCGATGGACTCGACCTGGATGACGCCGCCGTCCAGCTTGCCGGTGATCCTGGCCTTGAGGTCTTTCTCTTTCGTGGAGGCCTTGAGGGTGGCGAGGGCCTTGGCGTTGCCGGCTTCGTTGAACTTCACGAAGCGGCCGTCGGCGAGCACGACGCCGAAGCCGCTCTTGGCGCAGTTGAGACTGCACTGGCGGGTGTGGCCGGCGAGGTCGCGGCCCTTGCACATGACGTCAACCAGGACGCCGGTCCAGGTGTCGGCGGCGAGCAGGGCGGGGAGCGCGAACATCCAAAGTGCTTTTTTCATCGTCAGTTACCTCCTCTGAGCATGGCGCAGCCGGAGCCTCTGGCGCAAGGCCAAACGACCGCAACATGGAATTGGACGCGCGCGTCCTTCAGTTTGTTGCACATGCCGACGATAAGAGACGTGACGCTCGGAGGGATAGCGATTTCGGGACTTGCTCCCGGCTCCGGGCCTGTTTATACTGGCATTTTCCGATGCCGCTGAGACCGCGATCATGCCGGAATTGCAGACGACAACTCGGCCACCGATCTTTCGAGAGGACATCGACCCGGCCGCGCCGATGAAGGAGGCAGCCATGTTCTACGGGCTGTTTCTGCGGGGCCATTCGGTCGACTCTCTCCGCCGCGACATTGATGTATCCAAGGGCACGCTCGAGAAGTGGCTGCGCCCGCGGCGCTACGAGCCGAACTTCCGCGAGACGTTGCGCCGCGTGTATCATTACCGCAAGCAGGTGCTGGCGATTTTCGACGAACTCGTGCTGAATGAGCGCAATCGGGCCCGGCTGCAATAGCCCTTTCCGGGGCTTTCCGTCAAGATTCCCTGATACGATCCATCCCCCTGTTCCATCCATGTAAGATAGTGACACCTCCGCATCACGGGAGGGGGCTGCATCGCGATGCCCAAGTACGAGTTTTTTCTTAGCCATAAGAGCGACGACTGGGACGAGTATATGGAAGCGTTCCTGGAAGACGTCAGCGACGGGGTCGGCCGCCGCAGAAAGAGATCGAAACAGGAAGAGTTCGTGTTTCTCGACAAAGGAGAGATTGAACTCGGGCAGAACTGGCTGCCGCGACTGCTGGACGGATTGCAGCACAGCGGCGTGCTGTTATGTATGTATACGCCGCGCTACTTCGCGAGCGACTGGTGCGGACGCGAGGTGGCCTACTTCGAGCGCCGGCACGAGCAGGCGCCGGGGATCAAGCATCCGTGCGTGATTCCGGTGCTGTGGGACATCCCGCTCGACGAAATTCCCAGGGCGATGGGAAGCGTCCAATACAATCACAAGTCGCTGCCTGAGGCGTACGCCGAGGAAGGGATGCTCGCGCTGGTGAGACGGCGCGAAGGCCGCTACCGGGATGAGTACGTGGACGCGGTGGACGCGCTGGTGGACGCGATCGTCAAAGCATGTGAACAGGATCTTGGAGAGATCGCGCCGGAGCCGACGACGGCGGAGCTGGCGGCGATTCCGAGTTTCTTCAAACCCCAGCCGAAGCCGGCGGAGAACGGTAGAGCGGCGCCGCCCGCGCCGGCGGCACGGGTACCGGCCGGACCGTCGACGGTGCATTTCTACTACATGGCGGCGGCGCGGGGCGATCTCGCGCCCGGCAAGCCGCACCTCGAGTACTATCATCCGAACGGCGGGCCGTTCTGGCGTCCGTGGCCGGACGGACAGCAGATCAAAGCGCTGGCGGCGGCAGTGGCCGGGAGCAAGGACCTGAACCT
This genomic interval carries:
- a CDS encoding PQQ-binding-like beta-propeller repeat protein codes for the protein MRTVLFLIPALALTAADWPQFRGPGGSGLCDRCGTLPTEFGPGRNVVWKTELPEGKSSPVFAGDRVFLTGADSENLFTIALDRNSGKVLWRRSIQAPKREAQNALNHRAAPTAVIGSGRIFVFFADFGLAAYDLEGNEQWRLPLGPFNSQHGIVASPVYADGRVVLVVDQDTDAFIIGVDAATGKPVWKAPRHVINGYSTPIVYQPGSGPAQVIAPGSYQLTSYAARDGEQLWFVRGLTCQPKSAPAIAGGMLYFSGWTTGNDEGQQVELPPFPEVAAAADANHDGKLAQKELPPPWQPTGSWRAIDLDRDGFLNEREWEFFRTRRASRNGLLAVKLGGHGDVTSSHVMWRHTKSLPDVPSPLIYDGVVYLFRNGGIATTLDARTGKLIKQARLTGALDDYYASPVGADGKVYVAGEHGKVVVLRAAGDWEILAINDFGSEIYATPAIAEGTLYIRTREALYAIGGR
- a CDS encoding toll/interleukin-1 receptor domain-containing protein; translation: MPKYEFFLSHKSDDWDEYMEAFLEDVSDGVGRRRKRSKQEEFVFLDKGEIELGQNWLPRLLDGLQHSGVLLCMYTPRYFASDWCGREVAYFERRHEQAPGIKHPCVIPVLWDIPLDEIPRAMGSVQYNHKSLPEAYAEEGMLALVRRREGRYRDEYVDAVDALVDAIVKACEQDLGEIAPEPTTAELAAIPSFFKPQPKPAENGRAAPPAPAARVPAGPSTVHFYYMAAARGDLAPGKPHLEYYHPNGGPFWRPWPDGQQIKALAAAVAGSKDLNLAYYDQPVDETLEDQLEKARDSNNMVVVFADAWSIHLLPQFRDYAHTYDRNLDYNSSLIVVWNEGDPDLNDGARQMLTGTVTQVLRLASTRQEPFFLPRVEGEAGVRARLRESLERLMQKITETAPPNRAPQAMAKPVLPVHSGGG